The following are encoded together in the Oceanobacillus zhaokaii genome:
- a CDS encoding NAD-dependent epimerase/dehydratase family protein yields MKRILVTGALGQIGTELVNKLRDVYGTLNVIATDIRADDAVKEKGPIELVDVTDGSAIFQCAVKYRVDTIIHLASILSAKAETAPRLAWDVNMVGLINAIEVARELDLQFFTPSSIGAFGPSTPKNNTPQVTLQRPTTMYGISKVAGELLCDYYFKRFGVDTRGLRFPGLISYLAPPGGGTTDYAVEIYYHAVKNKTYKSYIAEGTAMDMMYMPDALNAIITLMEANPEKLVHRNAYNVSSFSAAPEDFARVIKKHIPAFTLDYQVDPIRQSIADSWPNVIDCSEAVSDWKFRVEYDLEKLSKDMLAKIKRDLGK; encoded by the coding sequence ATGAAGCGAATTCTAGTTACTGGTGCGCTCGGTCAAATTGGAACAGAACTCGTCAACAAGCTGCGCGATGTGTATGGAACACTGAATGTAATTGCGACAGATATACGTGCTGATGATGCCGTTAAAGAGAAGGGGCCAATTGAATTGGTTGATGTAACAGATGGATCAGCTATTTTCCAGTGTGCGGTAAAATACAGAGTGGATACAATCATCCACTTAGCATCCATATTGTCTGCAAAGGCAGAGACAGCCCCTAGACTTGCGTGGGATGTCAATATGGTTGGATTAATCAATGCAATTGAGGTTGCACGAGAGCTTGATTTACAATTTTTTACGCCAAGTTCGATAGGTGCATTTGGACCCTCGACACCAAAAAATAATACCCCACAAGTTACATTGCAACGTCCAACGACAATGTATGGCATCAGTAAAGTTGCGGGAGAACTATTATGTGATTATTATTTTAAACGATTTGGAGTTGATACACGTGGACTAAGATTTCCTGGTTTAATTTCCTATCTTGCACCACCAGGAGGGGGGACGACCGATTATGCCGTGGAGATTTATTATCATGCAGTGAAAAATAAAACCTACAAGTCTTATATCGCGGAAGGAACGGCAATGGATATGATGTATATGCCTGATGCATTAAATGCAATTATAACACTGATGGAAGCGAACCCGGAGAAACTGGTGCACCGTAATGCCTATAATGTATCATCATTCTCCGCAGCGCCAGAAGATTTTGCTAGGGTAATAAAGAAGCATATCCCAGCATTTACACTAGATTATCAAGTAGATCCCATTAGACAAAGCATTGCTGATAGCTGGCCAAACGTAATTGATTGCTCTGAAGCAGTAAGTGATTGGAAGTTTCGGGTGGAATATGATTTAGAAAAGCTATCGAAGGATATGCTAGCAAAAATTAAAAGGGATCTGGGAAAATAG
- a CDS encoding glycine C-acetyltransferase, with translation MTSKTLNQFLDDCIAELKENGLYNAIDVVQGANGPVITIDGVEKINLSSNNYLGLAADNRLKAAAKQAIDSHGVGSGAVRTINGTLDLHIQLENKLAQFKGTEAAISYQSGFNCNMAAISAVMDKNDAILSDSLNHASIIDGCRLSKAKTIRFGHSDMKDLRQKAKEAAESRAYNKIMVITDGVFSMDGDIANLPDIVAIAEEFDLITYVDDAHGSGVTGNGAGTVKHFGLEKRIDFQMGTLSKAIGVVGGYVAGKANLINWLKARSRPFLFSTALSPADTIASAKALEILMGSTELNEQLWKNGTYLKGELKKLGFNVGVSETPITPCIIGDEKQAQMFSKRLFEEGVYAKAIVFPTVPRGTGRVRNMPTAAHTTEMLNEAVSVYEKVGKELGII, from the coding sequence ATGACAAGTAAGACACTGAATCAGTTTTTAGATGATTGTATTGCCGAATTGAAGGAGAATGGACTATATAATGCGATTGATGTCGTACAGGGTGCTAATGGACCGGTGATAACAATAGATGGGGTAGAAAAAATTAATCTTTCATCGAATAATTATTTAGGTTTAGCTGCAGATAACCGTTTAAAGGCAGCAGCAAAGCAAGCCATTGATTCTCATGGTGTGGGATCTGGTGCAGTTCGAACGATAAATGGAACACTCGATTTACATATTCAACTAGAGAATAAGCTAGCACAATTTAAAGGGACGGAAGCGGCAATTTCTTATCAATCTGGCTTTAATTGCAATATGGCGGCAATTTCTGCAGTGATGGATAAAAACGATGCAATCCTTTCTGATTCATTAAACCATGCATCGATTATTGATGGGTGTCGCTTGTCAAAAGCAAAAACTATTCGATTTGGCCACTCAGACATGAAGGACCTTCGCCAAAAGGCAAAAGAAGCGGCTGAGTCTAGAGCATATAATAAAATTATGGTTATTACCGATGGTGTATTTTCCATGGATGGCGATATCGCAAATCTTCCTGACATCGTTGCAATTGCTGAGGAATTTGACTTGATTACTTATGTTGATGATGCACATGGGTCTGGCGTAACAGGAAATGGAGCTGGTACGGTTAAGCACTTCGGACTCGAGAAGCGGATAGATTTTCAAATGGGGACTCTCTCGAAGGCAATTGGTGTTGTTGGTGGGTATGTTGCTGGCAAAGCAAATCTAATCAATTGGTTAAAGGCACGATCGCGTCCTTTTTTATTTTCAACTGCACTTTCACCAGCTGATACGATTGCGAGTGCAAAGGCACTTGAAATATTAATGGGAAGTACGGAGCTAAATGAGCAATTATGGAAAAATGGCACTTATTTAAAGGGTGAATTGAAGAAATTGGGATTTAACGTTGGAGTTAGTGAAACACCAATCACCCCTTGTATTATTGGCGATGAAAAACAAGCACAGATGTTTAGTAAGCGATTATTTGAAGAAGGGGTATATGCGAAGGCAATTGTCTTTCCGACAGTGCCAAGAGGTACAGGGAGAGTTCGCAATATGCCAACTGCTGCACACACTACAGAAATGTTAAATGAAGCCGTTTCAGTTTACGAAAAGGTTGGGAAAGAGCTAGGCATCATTTAA
- a CDS encoding LysM peptidoglycan-binding and 3D domain-containing protein — MKKFVAAIATGIIIAGAAVTNVSAEEYEVQKGDSLWNIANENNTTVDELIDINELKDSVIHPKQLIYIQANYSVRPGDTLLSIAKEHNITLKDLREWNNLKTDLIVIGQELSIKNGNVKQDDIAVTKKSSKPATTDATSSETNTQNTASAQTEAPKSETKQKQEPQGKTISVKATAYTAKCDGCSGVTYTGVDLNANPNAKVIAVDPNVIPLGSEVYVEGYGYATAADIGGAIKGNKIDLHVPTTSEAMNWGVRTVDVTIVN, encoded by the coding sequence ATGAAGAAATTTGTAGCGGCAATTGCTACGGGGATTATCATTGCTGGCGCAGCTGTAACAAACGTTTCCGCAGAGGAATATGAAGTACAAAAAGGTGATAGCCTTTGGAATATTGCAAATGAAAATAATACGACAGTAGACGAATTAATAGATATAAATGAACTTAAAGACTCAGTAATACACCCAAAACAATTAATTTACATTCAAGCTAATTATTCAGTGCGCCCAGGTGATACATTATTAAGTATCGCGAAGGAGCATAATATTACGTTAAAAGATTTAAGAGAATGGAATAATTTAAAGACAGATCTAATCGTTATTGGTCAAGAGTTATCCATTAAGAATGGTAATGTAAAGCAAGACGACATAGCAGTTACGAAGAAATCTAGTAAGCCAGCAACTACAGATGCAACATCTAGTGAAACCAATACACAGAATACTGCATCAGCACAAACAGAAGCACCAAAGAGTGAAACAAAACAAAAGCAAGAGCCACAAGGTAAGACAATTTCCGTAAAAGCAACAGCATATACAGCAAAATGTGATGGATGTTCTGGTGTAACATATACAGGTGTTGACCTAAATGCAAACCCAAATGCTAAAGTAATCGCTGTTGATCCTAATGTTATTCCACTAGGTTCAGAAGTTTACGTGGAAGGCTACGGATATGCAACAGCAGCTGATATCGGCGGCGCTATTAAAGGAAACAAGATTGACCTTCATGTTCCAACAACGAGTGAAGCAATGAATTGGGGCGTTCGTACAGTTGACGTCACAATTGTTAACTAA
- a CDS encoding ABC transporter ATP-binding protein, with protein MSNDKEKLLEIKDLKKHFKLDRNNVLKAVDGITFDIFKGETFGLVGESGCGKSTAGRAIMRLYEATEGKVAFDGEDVHQAKSKRKLKEFNRSMQMIFQDPYASLNPRMTVKDIIAEGIDIHGLIKSSKERTTRVNELLEIVGLNKDHGNRYPHEFSGGQRQRIGIARALAVSPEFIVADEPISALDVSIQAQVVNLLKRLQREHGLTFLFIAHDLSMVKHISDRVGVMYLGKMAEIAKSEELYREPLHPYTQALISAIPIANPRIERSRERIILEGDVPSPVNPPNGCRFRTRCPLAMDVCAKIEPTWQEYKQDHWVACHVYDENYNQEFKASDDKRKDNIPV; from the coding sequence ATGTCTAATGATAAAGAAAAGCTGCTGGAGATAAAAGATTTAAAAAAACATTTTAAACTGGACAGAAACAATGTATTAAAGGCTGTTGATGGCATCACATTTGATATTTTTAAAGGGGAAACGTTCGGACTGGTTGGCGAATCTGGCTGTGGGAAGTCCACAGCAGGCCGGGCGATTATGCGGTTATACGAAGCAACAGAAGGGAAAGTGGCATTTGACGGAGAGGATGTCCATCAAGCGAAGTCAAAAAGGAAATTAAAGGAATTTAATCGTTCCATGCAAATGATTTTCCAAGATCCATATGCCTCACTAAATCCAAGGATGACGGTAAAGGATATCATTGCAGAAGGCATCGATATTCATGGATTGATAAAATCTTCAAAAGAACGGACGACTCGTGTGAATGAATTACTAGAAATAGTTGGGCTGAATAAAGACCATGGTAATCGCTATCCACATGAATTTAGTGGTGGCCAGCGGCAGCGGATTGGAATTGCCCGAGCGTTAGCGGTCAGCCCAGAATTCATTGTTGCTGATGAGCCGATTTCAGCACTTGATGTTTCGATACAGGCACAGGTTGTAAATTTGCTGAAACGACTTCAAAGGGAGCATGGATTGACATTTCTGTTTATTGCTCATGATCTATCAATGGTAAAACATATTAGTGATCGTGTTGGTGTGATGTACTTAGGGAAAATGGCAGAAATAGCCAAAAGTGAAGAATTATATCGTGAACCATTGCATCCATATACGCAAGCATTAATTAGTGCCATTCCGATTGCAAATCCAAGAATAGAACGGTCACGGGAACGAATCATATTAGAAGGAGATGTTCCGAGTCCAGTTAATCCACCAAATGGATGCAGATTCCGAACAAGATGTCCACTAGCGATGGACGTTTGTGCAAAAATAGAACCAACATGGCAGGAATATAAGCAAGATCATTGGGTTGCATGCCATGTATATGATGAAAACTATAACCAAGAGTTTAAAGCGAGTGATGATAAAAGAAAAGATAATATACCTGTATAA
- a CDS encoding ABC transporter ATP-binding protein, producing the protein MSKILEVKNLSVSFDTYGAEVKAVRDVSFQLNERETLAIVGESGSGKSVTAQSVMRLVQTPPGKFVGGEIRFNGEDLLQKSEKQMESIRGKEISMIFQDPMTSLNPTMTIGKQIAEGLMKHQNMSKKEAHLRGIQLLKLVGIPTPEVRIKQYPHQYSGGMRQRAMIAIALSCNPKILIADEPTTALDVTIQAQILELMRQIQEETGTAIILITHDLGVVANTASRVAVMYGGKIVESATVDEIFFEPKHPYTWGLLGSMPKIDREQENLQVIPGSPPDLAEPPKGCPFVTRCPYAMNACSDYMPAFTAVSPTHEAACWLLDERAPKVDIPESAIVGGEDVYV; encoded by the coding sequence ATGAGTAAAATCTTAGAAGTGAAGAATCTTTCCGTATCGTTTGATACATATGGGGCAGAAGTGAAAGCGGTACGGGATGTTAGTTTTCAATTAAACGAAAGGGAAACACTTGCAATTGTTGGAGAATCTGGATCTGGGAAAAGTGTGACCGCACAATCGGTAATGCGGCTCGTGCAAACTCCACCAGGGAAATTCGTCGGTGGGGAAATTCGATTTAATGGAGAAGATCTCCTGCAAAAATCAGAAAAACAAATGGAAAGTATTCGCGGAAAGGAAATCAGCATGATCTTTCAAGATCCGATGACATCGTTAAATCCGACAATGACGATTGGCAAGCAAATTGCAGAAGGACTAATGAAACACCAAAATATGTCAAAGAAAGAGGCACATCTTCGGGGAATCCAGTTATTAAAATTAGTTGGTATTCCAACTCCAGAAGTAAGAATTAAACAATATCCACATCAATATTCGGGTGGGATGCGCCAACGTGCAATGATTGCCATTGCCCTTTCATGTAATCCTAAAATCTTAATTGCTGATGAACCTACAACTGCATTAGATGTTACCATTCAGGCACAAATCCTTGAATTGATGAGGCAAATCCAAGAGGAAACGGGTACAGCAATCATATTAATTACACATGACTTAGGTGTAGTAGCAAATACAGCTAGCAGAGTTGCGGTGATGTATGGTGGAAAGATTGTGGAATCAGCTACAGTGGATGAGATATTTTTTGAACCGAAGCACCCTTATACATGGGGATTATTAGGATCGATGCCGAAGATCGACAGAGAACAGGAGAATCTGCAAGTTATTCCGGGATCACCACCAGATTTGGCTGAACCTCCAAAAGGATGTCCGTTTGTAACGCGCTGTCCATACGCAATGAATGCTTGCAGTGACTATATGCCAGCATTTACTGCGGTATCTCCGACACATGAAGCAGCTTGTTGGTTGTTAGATGAGAGAGCACCTAAAGTAGATATTCCTGAATCAGCAATCGTAGGAGGAGAGGATGTTTATGTCTAA
- a CDS encoding ABC transporter permease, with protein sequence MEHRQLKEIDFEALQLKQSEAEKIVGESTSYWKDAWRRFKKNKLALFGIIIILLLGVMAIIGGPISGQNYYENSLLEANQAPSAEHWFGTDNLGRDVFSRTWYGAQISLFIGLMAALIDLVIGVIWGAIAGFFGGKVDEILMRIADVLYGVPYLLVVILLLVVLPQNLWTLIIAMTITGWINMARIVRGQVMQLRSEEFVMASKSLGASNGRLLIKHLIPNTLGPILVTLTLTIPSAIFTESFLSFLGIGVQAPLASWGTMSSDALPALQYYPNQLFFPAIFICITMLAFNVVGDGMRDALDPNER encoded by the coding sequence ATGGAACATCGGCAGTTAAAGGAAATCGACTTTGAAGCCTTACAATTAAAACAATCGGAAGCAGAAAAAATCGTAGGCGAAAGCACTTCATATTGGAAGGATGCTTGGCGTCGGTTTAAAAAAAATAAACTAGCATTATTTGGTATCATTATCATTCTATTATTAGGTGTAATGGCTATCATCGGGGGTCCAATTTCTGGGCAAAATTATTATGAGAATAGCTTATTAGAAGCGAATCAAGCACCATCTGCTGAACATTGGTTTGGTACGGATAATCTAGGGAGAGATGTATTTTCCAGAACATGGTATGGGGCACAAATTTCCCTGTTTATTGGTTTAATGGCAGCCCTGATTGATCTAGTTATCGGTGTTATTTGGGGTGCGATAGCAGGCTTCTTTGGAGGGAAAGTCGATGAAATTCTAATGAGAATTGCGGATGTTTTATACGGTGTGCCGTATCTATTAGTCGTTATTTTACTATTAGTCGTGTTACCGCAAAATCTATGGACATTAATTATTGCTATGACGATAACGGGATGGATAAATATGGCGAGAATTGTCCGGGGCCAAGTGATGCAGCTCAGGTCAGAGGAGTTTGTCATGGCGTCGAAATCATTAGGCGCGAGTAATGGCAGATTATTAATAAAGCATCTCATTCCTAATACTTTAGGACCTATTTTAGTTACATTAACATTAACAATTCCGAGTGCGATATTCACGGAGTCTTTTTTAAGCTTCCTTGGTATTGGTGTACAAGCTCCATTAGCGAGTTGGGGAACAATGTCTTCAGACGCTTTGCCAGCACTTCAATATTACCCAAATCAGCTATTCTTTCCAGCAATATTCATTTGTATTACGATGCTAGCATTTAATGTTGTTGGCGATGGGATGAGGGATGCATTGGATCCGAATGAACGCTAA
- a CDS encoding ABC transporter permease — translation MIKYLLKRIGYIILSLFLIVTVTFILMKAAPGGPFASERALPPAIEAQMNEAYGFNDPIHEQYFSYLINAFTFDFGPSFKYVGQEVTEIIGRSFPYSLILGLEAIFIAISVGVLLGVIAAVKHNKFGDYLAMIIAVLGISVPSFIMAAILQYIFAIYLQVLPIARFESFAHTILPAVALATTPLAFIARLMRSSMLDVLNRDYIKTAKSKGLSQRVVTYKHALRNAILPVVSYLGPLVVSILTGSFIIEKIFGIPGLGSEFVVSVTNRDYTVIMGTTVFFSVLLLVSILIVDLLYGLIDPRIKVTSKGANK, via the coding sequence ATGATTAAATACTTACTTAAGCGAATCGGCTATATTATTCTTTCTTTATTTTTAATTGTTACGGTAACATTTATTTTAATGAAGGCTGCACCTGGTGGTCCTTTTGCATCGGAACGAGCATTACCCCCTGCAATTGAAGCACAAATGAATGAAGCATATGGATTTAATGATCCAATTCATGAACAATATTTCTCTTATCTTATTAATGCCTTCACATTCGACTTTGGTCCATCATTTAAATATGTTGGACAAGAAGTAACCGAGATTATTGGCAGAAGCTTTCCCTATTCGTTGATTCTTGGTTTAGAAGCTATCTTTATTGCTATATCGGTAGGAGTTTTACTAGGAGTTATAGCGGCTGTTAAGCATAATAAATTTGGAGATTATCTGGCAATGATTATTGCTGTCTTAGGAATCTCTGTTCCAAGCTTTATTATGGCGGCAATCTTACAATATATCTTCGCAATTTATCTTCAGGTTTTACCGATTGCTAGATTCGAGTCATTTGCACATACGATTTTACCGGCAGTTGCCTTGGCGACGACACCACTTGCCTTTATTGCGAGATTGATGCGATCAAGTATGCTGGATGTTCTAAATCGTGATTATATTAAAACGGCAAAATCGAAGGGACTCAGTCAACGAGTCGTAACTTATAAACATGCATTGCGCAATGCGATATTACCTGTTGTTTCCTACTTAGGTCCATTAGTTGTCTCGATACTTACTGGGAGTTTTATCATTGAGAAGATTTTTGGTATTCCTGGTTTAGGTAGTGAATTTGTTGTAAGCGTAACCAACCGTGATTATACGGTAATTATGGGTACGACTGTCTTTTTCAGTGTTCTGCTGCTCGTATCGATTTTAATCGTCGATCTTCTCTATGGTCTGATTGATCCACGCATTAAAGTAACATCGAAAGGGGCGAATAAATAA
- a CDS encoding peptide ABC transporter substrate-binding protein — protein MKWKSWSLLLALLLALGVLLAACSGDEPADSDEGGTDDGNTEEPAESEDTEGTEEDAEASAGGDGLAADQTFDINIRTEPPSLHPGLASDTTSGAVLDQIFEGLMRINQDGEVEEAMAESYEVSDDLLTYTFHIREDAVWSNGDPVTAGDFEYAWKWVLNPDNADTDYAYQLYIIKGAQAAKEEGASIDDVGVTAKDEKTLEVVLEQPTPYFLDLTAFYTYYPVNQKVVEGAADWAQNVTDTYVTNGPFLIESWAHKDQIVLKKNTEYWDADTVKLETINMYMIDDENTSLEMFNNGELDWAGDPTDALPLSAIPSLKADGSLNISPLAGVYYYAFNTEAEPFNNVNIRKAFALSINREGIVQSITQREEIPAMALVPPSIWEESEEGYFKDNDVETAKEYLATGLEELGLEELPAISLSYNTSEAHAAIAQAVQDMWRQNLGVEVTLNNEEWNVYLDSMGSGNFQTGRMGWLADFNDAINFIEIFQSVGGNNYTNWEDEEYSDLIEQSRTEIDPDARKEILKQAEAIFMEDMPIAPVYFYTNSWLSQDYVKDLEVSGLGGVQFKWAYLAEE, from the coding sequence ATGAAGTGGAAGAGTTGGTCATTGCTTTTAGCTTTATTACTTGCATTGGGAGTCCTGCTAGCTGCTTGTAGTGGAGATGAGCCAGCAGATAGTGACGAAGGTGGAACTGACGATGGTAATACGGAAGAACCTGCAGAATCAGAAGATACAGAGGGTACAGAAGAAGATGCAGAAGCCTCAGCAGGCGGAGATGGCCTTGCCGCAGACCAAACATTTGATATAAATATTAGAACAGAGCCACCTTCATTGCATCCTGGTCTTGCTTCAGATACAACTTCAGGTGCTGTACTCGATCAAATTTTCGAAGGACTTATGAGAATTAACCAAGATGGTGAAGTAGAGGAAGCAATGGCTGAATCCTACGAAGTCTCTGATGATTTGTTAACGTATACATTCCATATACGTGAAGATGCAGTGTGGTCAAATGGTGATCCAGTAACAGCTGGCGACTTTGAATATGCGTGGAAATGGGTATTAAATCCAGATAACGCGGATACAGATTATGCGTACCAATTGTATATCATTAAAGGAGCACAAGCTGCGAAAGAAGAAGGTGCTTCAATCGATGATGTAGGCGTCACTGCAAAAGATGAAAAGACGTTAGAAGTCGTACTTGAACAACCAACGCCTTATTTCCTAGATCTTACTGCTTTCTATACTTACTATCCAGTCAACCAAAAAGTAGTTGAAGGTGCAGCTGACTGGGCGCAAAATGTAACGGATACGTACGTTACCAATGGACCGTTTTTAATCGAATCATGGGCACATAAAGATCAAATCGTACTTAAGAAGAACACTGAATATTGGGATGCAGATACTGTAAAATTAGAAACAATTAATATGTACATGATTGATGATGAAAATACTTCTTTAGAGATGTTTAATAATGGGGAATTAGACTGGGCTGGAGATCCAACAGACGCGCTGCCATTATCAGCAATACCGTCATTAAAAGCGGATGGATCATTAAATATTTCGCCACTAGCTGGTGTTTATTATTATGCATTTAATACTGAGGCAGAGCCGTTTAATAATGTAAATATCAGGAAGGCATTTGCCCTATCGATAAATCGTGAAGGTATTGTTCAAAGTATTACGCAACGTGAGGAAATTCCAGCAATGGCACTTGTTCCTCCATCGATTTGGGAGGAGAGTGAAGAAGGATACTTTAAGGATAATGATGTGGAAACGGCGAAAGAGTATTTAGCAACTGGATTAGAAGAATTAGGATTGGAAGAACTGCCAGCAATTAGCCTTTCCTATAATACGAGTGAAGCACATGCAGCAATTGCTCAAGCTGTACAAGATATGTGGAGACAGAATTTGGGTGTTGAGGTAACTCTGAATAATGAAGAATGGAATGTTTACCTTGATAGTATGGGATCAGGGAATTTCCAAACAGGTCGTATGGGCTGGCTTGCCGACTTTAACGATGCGATTAACTTTATCGAGATTTTCCAATCTGTCGGTGGAAACAACTATACGAACTGGGAAGATGAAGAATACTCAGATCTGATAGAACAATCAAGAACAGAAATAGATCCAGATGCACGTAAAGAAATCTTAAAACAAGCGGAAGCAATCTTTATGGAGGATATGCCAATCGCTCCAGTTTACTTCTATACTAATTCATGGCTGAGCCAAGATTATGTGAAGGATTTAGAAGTATCAGGACTTGGTGGAGTGCAGTTTAAGTGGGCATATCTTGCTGAGGAATAA
- a CDS encoding DUF1002 domain-containing protein, translating into MKLNLKKIISLVIIASILLGLSIPVYAASGPTDVDSINEKLGPPIVVYGGTLSEEQRSEVREKLEVNDPESVVEYDVTGQDVVNYINGDANARLFSSAKIVRQEEGNGLTINIVTPENITEVSSDMYANALLTAGVSDATVDVVSPVKVSGHSALTGIYKAYDAEGVELDKERMEIANEELGVATSLADNEGMSQEKVSQLLTEIKQMIADQNPATREDVEQIVSEQLQNLEITLNEADRQMLIDLFDKMRNIDIDFGAVKTQLEDIASSISDKANELGLDAGFWEKVANFFSEMFQGISNFFGGLFK; encoded by the coding sequence ATGAAATTAAATTTGAAAAAGATTATTTCACTAGTTATTATCGCTAGTATTCTATTAGGATTATCGATACCTGTATATGCAGCTTCAGGTCCGACGGATGTAGATTCTATTAATGAAAAATTAGGACCGCCAATAGTTGTTTACGGTGGCACATTGTCAGAAGAGCAACGAAGTGAAGTGCGTGAGAAATTAGAAGTTAACGATCCTGAATCAGTGGTAGAATACGATGTTACTGGGCAGGATGTAGTAAATTATATCAATGGTGATGCAAATGCCAGATTGTTTTCTTCAGCAAAAATTGTGCGTCAGGAAGAAGGAAATGGGTTGACAATTAATATTGTTACTCCTGAAAATATTACAGAAGTATCGAGCGACATGTATGCTAATGCTCTATTAACAGCTGGTGTATCTGATGCAACGGTCGATGTCGTTTCTCCAGTTAAGGTATCAGGACATTCTGCATTAACTGGGATTTACAAGGCATATGATGCAGAAGGGGTAGAGCTGGATAAGGAGCGAATGGAAATTGCAAATGAAGAGCTCGGAGTAGCAACAAGCCTAGCTGATAATGAAGGTATGTCACAAGAGAAGGTAAGTCAATTATTAACAGAGATTAAGCAAATGATTGCTGATCAAAACCCAGCAACAAGAGAAGATGTAGAACAAATCGTCAGCGAACAATTACAAAATCTAGAAATCACATTAAATGAAGCAGATCGACAAATGCTGATAGATTTATTTGATAAGATGCGTAACATCGATATCGATTTTGGCGCAGTAAAAACCCAACTTGAAGATATTGCTTCTTCTATTTCTGATAAAGCAAATGAACTAGGTTTAGATGCTGGTTTCTGGGAAAAAGTAGCAAACTTCTTCAGTGAAATGTTCCAAGGAATAAGCAATTTCTTTGGTGGATTGTTCAAATAA
- a CDS encoding MFS transporter yields the protein MWFANFFVSGSMTMVIPFISLYISSFGHFSASYVQTWSGLTFAVTFVTAFIFAPIWGRIGDKFGRKNILIISATGIGISVFLMGFATSVWQLFLLRLLMGIVTGFIPMSQAFISTQTPKEVAGKVLGTLQTGGVTGSLIGPMLGGVLADTFGYANSFKWVSITIFLSALLVLFGVKEIKVKLSADKRDYKNYSSKDVVKHIFQKPTLLVVLLLSALVQIANFSIQPILSLFVEEIHGPVNIAFFAGIAFSAAGLGNLFMARNWGKLGDRIGHIKILTLLLLLSGIVYLPGAFVTGIWQLVMLRFLLGVTMGGIIPARIAYIREAAPLSMQGEVLGYNTSLRFLGNVIGPAMGGIIAAAFGFSAVFFVTSILLIICGLIMLFTWYRFEHTSKKSHSFSTRHHARQE from the coding sequence ATGTGGTTTGCTAACTTTTTTGTTTCTGGAAGTATGACAATGGTTATTCCGTTTATCTCCTTATATATTAGCTCCTTTGGTCATTTCTCCGCTTCATATGTTCAAACATGGTCAGGTCTGACTTTTGCTGTGACGTTCGTTACCGCTTTTATCTTTGCACCAATCTGGGGAAGGATTGGCGATAAATTTGGCCGAAAGAATATTTTGATTATCTCTGCCACTGGGATTGGTATTTCTGTTTTCTTAATGGGGTTTGCCACATCGGTATGGCAGCTTTTTTTGTTGCGCCTATTAATGGGAATAGTAACAGGATTTATCCCGATGTCCCAAGCGTTTATTTCGACACAAACACCGAAAGAAGTTGCTGGAAAAGTACTTGGAACACTACAAACTGGCGGTGTTACCGGCTCACTAATTGGGCCAATGCTGGGTGGAGTACTAGCGGACACTTTTGGGTATGCGAATTCATTCAAATGGGTCTCTATAACAATATTCTTATCCGCATTGCTCGTTTTATTTGGTGTAAAGGAAATTAAAGTTAAATTGTCTGCAGATAAGCGAGATTATAAGAATTATTCCAGTAAAGATGTTGTTAAGCATATTTTTCAGAAGCCCACATTGCTGGTCGTATTATTGTTATCTGCACTAGTACAAATAGCAAACTTTAGTATTCAGCCAATCCTATCGCTATTTGTCGAAGAAATTCATGGCCCAGTTAATATCGCCTTTTTCGCTGGTATTGCATTTTCTGCTGCTGGTTTAGGTAATCTATTTATGGCAAGGAACTGGGGCAAGCTCGGAGATAGAATTGGGCATATCAAAATTCTAACCCTTCTCTTGCTTTTATCAGGAATCGTTTATCTTCCAGGTGCATTTGTTACGGGTATTTGGCAACTAGTAATGCTGCGATTTTTATTAGGAGTAACAATGGGTGGGATTATTCCAGCACGAATCGCTTATATTAGAGAAGCTGCACCACTCTCCATGCAGGGTGAGGTTCTTGGGTATAACACAAGCTTGCGATTTTTAGGAAATGTTATTGGTCCAGCAATGGGTGGTATTATCGCTGCAGCATTTGGTTTTTCTGCGGTATTCTTTGTGACAAGCATACTACTTATCATCTGTGGGCTTATTATGTTATTTACTTGGTATCGATTTGAACATACATCTAAGAAATCACACTCATTTTCGACTCGGCACCATGCTAGACAAGAGTAA